GCAGGTGCCCTCGATGTCCAGCACGCCGGGGAGCGTGAGGTTGTCGCGGGACCATGCGCCGCCGTTGCTCGCGAAGAAGTCCGCCTGGGCCGCGCCGCCGGAGACGTCCGGCCGGGCGTAGTGGTAAGCGCCCCGGATCACGCCCGCGTTGTAGGCGTTCAGGTAGTTCGCGCTGAACGTCGGGTCCTTGTACGACAGGCCCTCGGTCGCCTTCATCCAGGCGAACTCGATGCCCGCGCCGCGGACCGAACTCCAGTTGATGCCTCCCTGCCAGCTGGACACGTCGATGCCTTCGGGGTTCGCCTTGAGATTGGCGTCCGCCCGTGCGCCGAGGTGCAGTTGGCGGGGGTCCGGCTTGAAGTCCTTGCTGTCCTGGACGTAGCCGACGCCCATGTACCCCTTGCCGTACGGCACGGGGTTGTCCGGCACCGGCGCCGACGACGCGGTGCCGGACATCAGGCTCAGCAGCAGCGCGGCGCTCGTGCCGACGACAGCGGCCACGGTGATTCTCTTCCGGGTGGATCTGAGGGAGATATTCCGGGGGAACATGGCGGCCTCCTGCTTGTGGGGGGATGCGATTCCACGACGGTCTACGCGCGTCCGGTTGTCGGGAACACGTCATAGTGAGCCACAGGAGCGCCCGCGGGGTAAATAGTTTTCCCTTTTCGTTAGCGGTCTAGACCTGTCCGCGCCCCAGTGAGCTGCACGAACGACCGGCACTGAAAGAAGTCTTCCGGCCTGCGGGGGCATCGGCGGCCGTCACGAGGGGGATGAGCCGCCCCTGCCGGCTGCGGTGGCGCTTTGGACGCAGTCGCGGAGCAGAGCGCGTCGCCGGTCATGGACGTCATCGGGCTCTTGGCTGTTGGCCGCATAGACATTGCTGACCGGGGACCAGGCCATGGACATGGCGATGACCATGGCCATGATGTCGAACGGGTCACCTGCGCGAACCCGCCCTGCGGCCTGAGCCTCGGCGATGGCCGTGAGTTTGCGGTCGTCGTAGTGCTGGTGCGTCTCGACGAGGTGCCCCACGGGCCGGCGCTCCAGCCGCGTCCAGGTCGCCAGCCGGATGAGGTCGGGGCGGCGCAGG
This genomic interval from Streptomyces sp. NBC_00464 contains the following:
- a CDS encoding GH25 family lysozyme, with translation MFPRNISLRSTRKRITVAAVVGTSAALLLSLMSGTASSAPVPDNPVPYGKGYMGVGYVQDSKDFKPDPRQLHLGARADANLKANPEGIDVSSWQGGINWSSVRGAGIEFAWMKATEGLSYKDPTFSANYLNAYNAGVIRGAYHYARPDVSGGAAQADFFASNGGAWSRDNLTLPGVLDIEGTCYGYSQAGMRQWVLDFYNTYKARTGRDVVIYTSPSWWNTCTGGWSGMSALSPLWVANWTTGTPSIPAGFPYYTVWQYSSTGSVSGVSGNVDRDRFSGDRSRLLALANNTP
- a CDS encoding TetR family transcriptional regulator codes for the protein MPEQPQTSRGAATYQRILDAATEEFAQHGIAGARIERVVTAARTNKAQLYAYFGDKERLFDAIFLSSLERITNVVPIDADDLAEWAVRLYDEYLRRPDLIRLATWTRLERRPVGHLVETHQHYDDRKLTAIAEAQAAGRVRAGDPFDIMAMVIAMSMAWSPVSNVYAANSQEPDDVHDRRRALLRDCVQSATAAGRGGSSPS